The region CATTTCGGACAAAGTATTTATATCCATGACGGTTTGCGGTAATTTGAGACACTGGTAATACGCGAAGAGGTGTGCGAAATGAAACCCCATTTGCAGAAACTGAGATCGAGGTTGATCTAGAGCGTGGTCAGCGAACAATTCCGTCTTTGCCAGCACTGCGAGCGCTTACCGAATAACGCCATCCATCGATGCTGCCACAGCTGTAAAGCACGGGTTACTTCAAGGACGTCAACTCTTGGACCACAGCATTGTTGGTATATCACCCAATATAGCTGTACTTCAGCAACCATCCTGGTTTCGTAATTATTTACATTGTCGGCCTCAATGAACCGCAAGCAGCGATCCACTTCCGCTTGTGAGATTATTGCGCGTCTCCTCATACCAACACATGAGCTATGCAAGCTGTTAGAGAGATATAATAGAACAAGTATGGGTTCTCTAAAGAAACTTACTGAAGATGCGCTAGAGTCAGATGTGTCCAAAGACACCACGCGTCACAATGTGCTTTGGTAACAGGCGCGGCGACACTGCAATGAAAAGCGTCCATAAAGAAAGGGCTCGCCATAGCTTGCTGCAGAGCATACCCCGTCAGCATCCAGCTGTCGACACTTAGGGGCACCTGGCCGATGGTTGTTGACCATAGACTTAGAATAACTATGGCACGGTAAAACTCAATGCCCTGGGGAACATTGAGCAGTGCGGCGCTAAGTAGTCGCTTGGCCTCTTCGAACAACCTTGGAGCCAACTTGTCCGCCAGTTGGTCAGTGGTGTGGCGCACGGCAATCAGGaagatgctgcagagcaGAAGTGGTGATTGTCGAACTTGGATCAAGAGAGCCTCGCTGGATACGTCCTCTGAGAACTTGACCCATCGGCCGTAGTGAACGTGGAATCTTCCAATTTGTCAGTTTTCTCGGCTTGTGCAATGACCTGTATACATGACGGTGCTCGGATGAACCGAGAATAAAACGTACATTCTGAGCAAAGTATGTGCGGTGGGTAGCGGAACGAGCCCTGCCGATATCACATCCAGCGTTGCGCCGTGTTCCGGATACTCGGGAGACCCAACTCCAGCGTCCGTACACGCATCACGGATGAGAAATACCGGGGCCGGGTGACTCTCTCGCTGGCGGGGTATTGACGTTATTCCCGAGTCATTCTCACTTAGAGGAGGAGTGCGACGGTGATGCTCTTGTGGTAGGGGTGAGATATTATTGATGGTGGACTCCAGACGGTTAACAAGCTTTTCCACCAGTCCCTCCAGTCTCTCGAGCCTATATGCAAAAATGTCAGATCAGAAGCTCTGATGATGTACAAGTCAATTGTCCAAGTCGACCATAGACAGTCGTTGTCAAGACACCGTCGTCTTACCTAGTATCCACCACTGTAGCATGAGAGGATGCTCCTTGGGTCGCAATTGTCGCAGCTTGCTCGGAGTCAGCAAGCTGTGCATTCCTTGTGAAGTCTTCCTTCAGTGAGCAGTCTAGCGACAACGTTTCACATCGCAGACAGGTGCCGCTCGACTTGCTCGAGGCATAGCACCGAGTCTTGTTCTTGCGACATGAATCACAGGCTTTGGAGGCTCTGCCAGTTCGGAAGGCCGGCATTGTTCGAGGGTGAGGGCCAAAGGTATGGTGTGCAGTTCGCCATGTATGATGGATGATGTATAGTTCAGACGGAGGTGGAAAGCAGCAGAAGTTAACAGCTACACCCAAAGGTGAGTGATAAGTCGCAATGGCACATCAATTgaaagatgtctggtgtgcaagGGTATGTGCCACCTCTTTCACGGGTGTGTGTCACCGTCTCTGTCACCGTCTCTGTGTCCGTGTGATGGAAGTCGGGATGGTGCGATAAAGACTAGGCCCCATTTGCAAAGGGGAAGCCCACAATTCCGTTGAGTTGGGTTGGATGTGCTCCGTAACATAAAGAGACGGCCCCAGAGCGGGTTTGGAGGTGCAGATTGTGGATTGCAGATTGCAGATTTGTAGATTGAAGATTTGTGGTGCTCTGCGTTGATCGATGAGGCGATATCACGTGGGGAGAAGGAAAATCAACCGGATGGGGGGCCGGCTACCAGGCTGGACGAATTACTCCGTGCAGATTACGGACTAACGAGTAATGATTGTGAGAGGGTATCGTGCTTTGACCATATTTGGCAGCCGACGTGCAAGTGGTGGATTTAttcttcttgttgacgatggtCCTCTTTGCTGATGGGTGGCAGATGGGTGGCAGTTGGGTTACCAGCAGACTGGAGTCATGGCATGGACCAGGCG is a window of Pochonia chlamydosporia 170 chromosome 5, whole genome shotgun sequence DNA encoding:
- a CDS encoding C6 finger domain-containing protein (similar to Metarhizium acridum CQMa 102 XP_007813664.1); this encodes MPAFRTGRASKACDSCRKNKTRCYASSKSSGTCLRCETLSLDCSLKEDFTRNAQLADSEQAATIATQGASSHATVVDTRLERLEGLVEKLVNRLESTINNISPLPQEHHRRTPPLSENDSGITSIPRQRESHPAPVFLIRDACTDAGVGSPEYPEHGATLDVISAGLVPLPTAHTLLRIFHVHYGRWVKFSEDVSSEALLIQVRQSPLLLCSIFLIAVRHTTDQLADKLAPRLFEEAKRLLSAALLNVPQGIEFYRAIVILSLWSTTIGQVPLSVDSWMLTGYALQQAMASPFFMDAFHCSVAAPVTKAHCDAWCLWTHLTLAHLHSCVGMRRRAIISQAEVDRCLRFIEADNVNNYETRMVAEVQLYWVIYQQCCGPRVDVLEVTRALQLWQHRWMALFDQPRSQFLQMGFHFAHLFAYYQCLKLPQTVMDINTLSEMIRLSETTIKLAIDTADERTRHLTDHIYHLVTFSALTLCQLIHNYEPQLTASGYDLYALDSIIHTLISWFGSIGLRCHVAHILGDIISAQFQKLRPEFRPSETPPAYNLVGNEAVLPLFDEQSPHRPSIAFTYPNIIGLDLFAVNDDTMPWPQCA